One Marinilabiliales bacterium genomic window, GGTAGGGTCACTTGTAGGACTCTGGGTAATACTTTACTTCATCCCGGTGGGGATGTGGTTCTCGGCGCTCCTTTCGGGAGTACGGGTATCACTGATCCAGCTGATATTTATGAGGTGGAGGAAGGTGCCCCCTTCAGTCATCGTGAAGGCGATGATCAACTCAACCAAAGCCGGGCTTACGCTTACGCGCGACCAGCTTGAGGCTCACTACCTGGCAGGAGGTAATGTTATAAACGTGGTCAATGCTCTCATTTCCGCCGATAAGGCGAACATTCCCCTGGACTTCAAATCGGCAACCGCCATCGACCTTGCAGGGAGGGATGTGTTCCATGCCGTGCAGATGTCGGTTAATCCCAAGGTGATTGATACGCCCCCGGTAGCTGCAGTTGCCAAAGACGGTATTCAGCTTATTGCAAAAGCCAGGGTTACCGTTCGTGCCAATATCAAGCAGCTTGTTGGTGGAGCAGGAGAGGAAACTGTTCTTGCCAGGGTAGGCGAGGGTGTTGTATCATCAATTGGTTCGGCTGCATCGCATAAAGCGGTGCTTGAAAATCCGGATTCCATATCCAAGGTTGTACTGTCAAAAGGGCTTGACGCCGGAACGGCATTTGAGATACTCTCTATCGACATTGCCGATATTGACATAGGCAAGAACATTGGTGCAGTGCTGCAGATGGACCAGGCCAATGCCGACAAGAATATTGCCCAGGCCAAGGCCGAGGAGCGACGTGCCATGGCTGTTGCGCTCGAGCAGGAGAACAAGGCTCTTGCCCAGGAGATGCGTGCCAAAGTTATCGAAGCCGAGGCCGAGGTCCCCAAAGCTATGTCAGATGCCTTCAGAGCGGGTAATATGGGAGTTATGGATTACATGAAGCTGAAGAATATAGAGGCTGATACCGGTATGCGCGACTCGATCTCGAAGTCGCCCGACTCCGACAACAAGAAGAAGTAAGCTTGAGACTATACACATTAATAAAAACGGGAAGGTCATCCTTCCCGTTTTTTCGTATGGTGCGGTGATATATGCTGACAGTTAACCTTCCGATCAGTTCCGGCTGCTGAAATTCTTTCTTGGTTTGAGTGTGCAGGTGCACGAGCCGGTAAGGGATTCCTGTCTGTCAAACTTCATGGGAAGCCCGTCCCTTTCCCAGTCGAATATGCCACCGTTAAGTCCCGCAATATTTTTGAATCCCTGGCCGGAGAGTATATCAATGGCCTGCCGGAGCTTGTTGCCCACCGAATCGGCCACAACAAAATATTTGTCAGCGGGCAGTTCTGAGACCCGGTCTTTAAAGCTGTGAAATGGCAGGTATATCACCTCTTCCACCGCAAAAGCCTTGTACCCTGTTTCATAATCCTCCCTGATATCGACAAATACGGCTCCCTTTTCCGATGCCTCAAGTGCTTCGCGGGGAGACAGGAAGAGCATGCCGTTAACTACCATTCCCAGATTTTCAAATGCATTCTGCATAATAATGTGGCTTTTTTTCACGTCTCTTATATAACGCAATATCGGCAGACAGATTTTTTTAAAGGTACAAAACTCATTCAGGAGACCTTATATTTGACAAATTGTTGCCTATTCAGTAATTTGCAAGACAAACATACTCACAAACAATGGTAGCCATGGAAAAATACCTGATCCCACCGAGAGTCTTTCTGCCGGCGCTGATTGTCTGGCTTTTCCTCTCATCAGTATGCACCGTTTTTGATAAACCCGAACCAAATGAAGATGAAGCCATGCAGACAGAAACTGTTAATCTGCCCCCTCCAAATCTGAAGGGGGCATTAAGCCTCGAGGAGACACTGAAAGAAAGGCGTTCAGTGCGCCGTTACCTGGATGAGCCCCTCGAACTGGAATGGGTTTCTCAGATGCTCTGGGCAGCCCAGGGAATAACCCTGGAGTCACAGGGATTCCGTACCGCACCATCTGCCGGAGCCACCTTCCCCCTTGAACTTTATGTTGCAGCCGGCAAGGTAACCGGCCTCGATGCCGGACTTTACAGGTATGTGCCTGACGGACACCGGCTGGAGCAGGTTTCAGGCAGCGATCTGCGCAGCGAGCTTGCAGAAGCCGCACTCGGACAGGGCCAGGTAAGGAATGCCCCGGCCGTGTTCATCATAACGGCTGATTATGAGCGGACGGCAGGCCGTTACGGCGAACGCGCCGTTCGTTACGTACATATGGAGGTTGGGCACGCCGGGCAGAACATATGCCTGCAGGCAATAACTTACGGACTTGGATCAGTTATCGTAGGAGCCTTTAATGACGACCAGGTCAAGTCGGTCCTTGATCTTCCGGCCAACGAAGACCCGCTCTACCTGATCCCGGTGGGGAAGCCATATCACTGATGCCTGGTGCAATTATATCCCGCATCTGAAACCGGATCGCCAGCTGGCCTGAAACAGTCATTCGACAGGGGGCGGGATTATTTTACCGGCAACTCGATTATCTTCCCGGTTCCGTTAACCCTGGCATTTATCCGCGGTGATCCGCTTACATATATGTCGCCGCTACCGGCTATCTCAGCATTTAGTATTGAATCGACGCGCACATAGCTGTTGCCCGAGCCCATAACCGATATTTCGCATATGTCGTTTTGAAGCCCCCGTGCCTTCACCTTGCCCGATCCTTTAATCTCTATCTTGTGTACCGGCGAGACGCCGTCAATGATAAGGTTGCCCGATCCGTTGATTTTCGATCGCAGCAAGTCAGTGTTTACTGTAGTGGTAATACTTCCCGAACCTGAAATACTGAGTTCAAGATCTTCAGCATCAATAATATCTTCTGCCGTTATGCTGCCTGATCCTGAGACGCACAGCCGGCTCACCGAGGGCATCCCTATGTAAATGGTAATCCTGTTGCTGCTCTGTCTTATGCTCTTCCTGCTCTGGAGGTGCAGGGTTCTGCCGGCCATATCGGCAGCCAGGTATGGCATTAGGTTCCTGTCGGCCTCTATCAGGATTGAATTTGCGTCGTCCTCATAGATTATCACATCAGCCGCTATTTTAAGGTCAACCGAGTTAAATTCGCCTGCATCTCTCATTTCTGTGGTAAGGTTGCCGCAGCCACGAACAAAATTGTACATGAAAGGATCGTTGCAACCTGCACTTAGCATTGCCAATGCTGCTATTATTCCAAACATCGCATTCCGGTAATATCTTACAGTTTCCATCGTAGTAATTTTTTAGACAATGACAATTACAGTATTATTAGTCAAACCTGATGCCATATCGTGTAATCTTCAGTTTGTCAGTATTTAATGCTCCCCTACAGGTGCTTTTACCACTGCCATTTCTGTACAAAAACGAACTCCGGTGACCGATAACGTACACCAGGCAATTATTCCGGCCCCTATTTTCAGATATTATTTTGACATGTTGATTGCTTTTTATACTTTTGTGCTGCTTTTATGGAGAGGTGGGTGAGTGGCTGAAACCAGCAGTTTGCTAAACTGCCGTACCCGAATAAGGGTACCGGGGGTTCGAATCCCCCTCTCTCCGCCACGTTCCGGGAACAACGAAATGTGACAGAGCATCAGTACCTGCGGTGCTCTTTATCTTTTAACCCGGACCGGAAACATTCGGGGTGTAGCGTAGCCCGGTTAGCGCGCCTGCTTTGGGAGCAGGAGGTCGCAAGTTCGAATCTTGCCACCCCGACAAACAAACAAAAGCCTGTCTGTTAATAACAGACGGGCTTTTTGCTATGTGCCTCCGAAACTTGTTTCAGGAGGCACATAGTAATAGGGTATTTTTTCGCGAAGCGAAAAAGGCTTTTGTTTGTTTAGGCATATCAAATTATCAAGATCACCGCAAGGTAATCTGCCACCCGACTTGACAAGACAGCCTGCTGATTTAGCAGGTTGTCTTTTTCTTTATTACATGGGATAAGTTCGATTTCAGTATATTAATCCGTTGCAATATCAGAAAAAATAAAGGGATGAGTGGGAATGGCCCCTTGGGGGACACCAATATCGTTATCTACCTTTTTAAAGGTAATGAAAGAGTATATATGAGCTACTTTACGAAAGGGATTTATGGCTTTCCTTTATAACAGAGTTGCCTGCAATAGCAAGAGAGCCTCACTGCTTAAAAATAATCTTGATTTTATTTTGAAAAAGTAAACCAATTAGTTAACTTTGTGTGATGACAAGAAAGATAATTGCATACAAAGATAACTTTGGTGATTTCTACAAAAGTCAGGATTTAAAGATTCAGGAGAAAATCGAGTATGTGCTGGACTTAGTAAGATTTGAAAGACAAGTCCCAAGGAAATTTTACAA contains:
- a CDS encoding UPF0365 family protein, whose product is MEEIGIYIFILVGSLVGLWVILYFIPVGMWFSALLSGVRVSLIQLIFMRWRKVPPSVIVKAMINSTKAGLTLTRDQLEAHYLAGGNVINVVNALISADKANIPLDFKSATAIDLAGRDVFHAVQMSVNPKVIDTPPVAAVAKDGIQLIAKARVTVRANIKQLVGGAGEETVLARVGEGVVSSIGSAASHKAVLENPDSISKVVLSKGLDAGTAFEILSIDIADIDIGKNIGAVLQMDQANADKNIAQAKAEERRAMAVALEQENKALAQEMRAKVIEAEAEVPKAMSDAFRAGNMGVMDYMKLKNIEADTGMRDSISKSPDSDNKKK
- a CDS encoding rhodanese-like domain-containing protein translates to MQNAFENLGMVVNGMLFLSPREALEASEKGAVFVDIREDYETGYKAFAVEEVIYLPFHSFKDRVSELPADKYFVVADSVGNKLRQAIDILSGQGFKNIAGLNGGIFDWERDGLPMKFDRQESLTGSCTCTLKPRKNFSSRN
- a CDS encoding SagB/ThcOx family dehydrogenase; this encodes MQTETVNLPPPNLKGALSLEETLKERRSVRRYLDEPLELEWVSQMLWAAQGITLESQGFRTAPSAGATFPLELYVAAGKVTGLDAGLYRYVPDGHRLEQVSGSDLRSELAEAALGQGQVRNAPAVFIITADYERTAGRYGERAVRYVHMEVGHAGQNICLQAITYGLGSVIVGAFNDDQVKSVLDLPANEDPLYLIPVGKPYH
- a CDS encoding DUF2807 domain-containing protein encodes the protein METVRYYRNAMFGIIAALAMLSAGCNDPFMYNFVRGCGNLTTEMRDAGEFNSVDLKIAADVIIYEDDANSILIEADRNLMPYLAADMAGRTLHLQSRKSIRQSSNRITIYIGMPSVSRLCVSGSGSITAEDIIDAEDLELSISGSGSITTTVNTDLLRSKINGSGNLIIDGVSPVHKIEIKGSGKVKARGLQNDICEISVMGSGNSYVRVDSILNAEIAGSGDIYVSGSPRINARVNGTGKIIELPVK